In Deltaproteobacteria bacterium PRO3, a genomic segment contains:
- a CDS encoding Ni/Fe hydrogenase subunit alpha has protein sequence MTKKKDKKPAKGKTRTIKVDYLARVEGEGALYIRLKGDEVADVKLKIFEPPRFFEAFLRGRAFREAPDITSRICGICPVAYQMSAAHAVEAALGLRVDGPLRALRRLLYCGEWIESHTLHIYMLHAPDFLGYPDAIRMAKDFPEVVQRGLRLKKTGNEIMTLVGGREVHPINVRVGGFYRAPRVEELRALIAPLQWAREAALETLRWAAGFRFPDFERDYEFVALRHPEEYPLNEGRIVSNRGLDISAAEFEAHFVEEHVAYSNALHCVLRERGAYFVGPMARYNLNFDRLSHYVQDAARTVGMGPTERNPFKSILVRSVEVLYACDEALRIVEQYQAPERDFLEAPPCAAEGHACTEAPRGILYHRYRLDATGAIKEAKIVPPTSQNQKTIEADLWRFIPPYVRLPQEELRGYCEQAVRNYDPCISCATHFLKLEVERG, from the coding sequence ATGACCAAGAAAAAGGATAAAAAACCCGCCAAGGGTAAGACCCGGACCATCAAGGTCGACTACCTCGCCCGCGTCGAAGGGGAGGGGGCCCTCTACATCCGGCTGAAGGGCGACGAGGTCGCCGACGTGAAGCTGAAGATCTTCGAACCGCCGCGCTTCTTCGAGGCCTTCCTGCGCGGCCGCGCCTTCCGGGAGGCGCCCGACATCACCTCGCGGATCTGCGGGATCTGCCCGGTCGCTTACCAGATGAGCGCGGCCCACGCCGTGGAGGCCGCCCTGGGTCTGCGCGTGGACGGCCCGCTGCGCGCCCTGCGGCGCTTGCTGTATTGCGGCGAGTGGATCGAGAGCCACACCCTGCACATCTACATGCTGCACGCGCCCGACTTCCTAGGCTATCCCGACGCGATCCGCATGGCCAAGGATTTTCCCGAGGTCGTCCAGCGCGGCCTGCGGCTCAAGAAGACCGGCAACGAGATCATGACCCTGGTCGGCGGCCGCGAGGTGCATCCGATCAACGTGCGGGTGGGGGGCTTTTACCGGGCGCCGCGGGTCGAGGAGCTCCGCGCCCTGATCGCGCCGCTGCAATGGGCCCGGGAGGCCGCCCTCGAGACCCTGCGCTGGGCCGCGGGGTTCCGCTTTCCCGATTTCGAGCGCGACTACGAGTTCGTCGCCCTGCGGCACCCGGAGGAGTATCCCCTCAACGAGGGTCGCATCGTCTCCAACCGCGGCCTGGATATCTCCGCCGCGGAGTTCGAGGCGCATTTCGTCGAGGAGCATGTCGCGTATTCCAACGCCCTGCACTGCGTCTTGCGGGAGCGCGGCGCCTATTTCGTCGGGCCCATGGCCCGCTACAACCTGAATTTCGACAGGCTCTCGCACTATGTCCAAGACGCCGCCCGCACGGTCGGGATGGGGCCGACGGAGCGCAACCCCTTCAAGAGCATCCTGGTGCGAAGCGTCGAGGTGCTCTACGCCTGCGACGAGGCCCTGCGGATCGTCGAGCAATATCAGGCGCCGGAGCGGGATTTCCTAGAGGCCCCGCCGTGCGCGGCCGAGGGTCATGCCTGCACCGAGGCGCCGCGCGGCATCCTCTACCATCGCTATCGCCTGGACGCCACGGGGGCGATCAAGGAGGCCAAGATCGTCCCGCCGACCTCCCAGAACCAAAAGACCATCGAGGCGGACCTATGGCGCTTCATCCCGCCCTACGTCCGCCTGCCGCAGGAGGAGCTGCGGGGCTACTGCGAGCAGGCCGTCCGCAACTACGACCCATGCATCTCCTGCGCCACGCATTTCTTGAAGTTGGAGGTGGAACGGGGATGA
- a CDS encoding hydrogenase maturation protease — translation MKRVIGIGNDFRRDDAAGLVVARALKARAPAGCEVLEASGEGAQLMELWKGAEAVILIDALQSGHPPGAIRRFAAHREALPARSFRYSTHAFSLGEAIELARALGEIPPRLEVFGIEGRDFSAGEGLSPEVAAAARALAEEIFAIMREP, via the coding sequence ATGAAGCGTGTCATCGGCATCGGCAACGATTTTAGGCGGGACGACGCCGCGGGCCTCGTGGTCGCGCGGGCCTTGAAGGCGCGGGCGCCGGCAGGCTGCGAGGTGCTGGAGGCCAGCGGGGAGGGCGCCCAACTGATGGAGCTTTGGAAGGGCGCCGAGGCGGTGATCCTGATCGACGCCCTGCAATCCGGGCATCCGCCCGGCGCCATCCGGCGCTTCGCGGCCCACCGCGAGGCCTTGCCGGCCCGGAGTTTTCGTTATTCCACACATGCCTTCAGCCTGGGCGAGGCGATCGAGCTGGCTAGGGCCCTGGGGGAAATCCCGCCGCGCCTGGAGGTCTTCGGGATCGAGGGCCGGGATTTCTCCGCCGGGGAGGGGCTCTCTCCCGAGGTTGCGGCGGCGGCACGGGCGCTTGCTGAGGAAATCTTTGCTATAATGAGGGAACCATGA
- a CDS encoding NAD(P)-dependent glycerol-3-phosphate dehydrogenase, with the protein MKVAVLGAGAFGTAFCKILERHDHEIRLWAWTEEEAKGLRQTRQNPNMPGVMLAPGVKVTSDLQEALTGASLVVGVTPFNAIRGTLAQAKAFLEPNAVLVNGSKGLEMESFRTAEQIYREVLPAEIAERAVFVSGPTFAKELAAGLPAALVGASQRPESVDWVREAIASPTFRIFSSKDTVGVCLAGALKNVYAIAAGASDSLGYGLNARAALISRASAEMTQLGVKLGADPMTFMGLAGIGDLVLTCTGDLSRNRRLGLALGEGKTPEQAFAELHGIAEGYYTARAIHRMSRKLKIKLPIAHLIYRFLFEGLELHQAVKILLSLHTDHEVNYA; encoded by the coding sequence ATGAAAGTCGCGGTCTTGGGGGCCGGCGCCTTCGGCACAGCCTTCTGCAAAATCCTGGAACGCCACGATCACGAGATTCGCCTCTGGGCCTGGACCGAGGAGGAGGCGAAGGGGCTCCGTCAGACGCGACAGAATCCCAACATGCCCGGCGTCATGCTCGCGCCAGGCGTGAAGGTGACGAGCGACCTCCAAGAGGCCCTGACAGGCGCCTCACTGGTCGTCGGCGTGACTCCCTTCAACGCGATTCGCGGGACACTCGCCCAGGCCAAGGCCTTTTTGGAACCCAACGCCGTCCTGGTCAACGGCTCGAAGGGGCTGGAGATGGAAAGCTTCCGGACAGCGGAACAGATCTACCGCGAGGTCCTGCCGGCCGAGATTGCGGAGCGCGCGGTCTTCGTCTCGGGGCCGACCTTCGCCAAGGAGCTGGCCGCCGGACTGCCCGCGGCCTTGGTCGGGGCGTCCCAACGTCCGGAATCGGTCGATTGGGTCCGCGAGGCGATCGCCTCCCCGACCTTCCGGATCTTTTCCTCGAAGGACACCGTCGGCGTCTGCCTGGCCGGGGCCTTGAAGAACGTCTACGCCATCGCGGCCGGCGCCTCCGACAGCCTGGGCTACGGCCTCAACGCCCGCGCGGCGCTCATTTCGCGGGCCTCCGCCGAGATGACCCAGCTGGGCGTCAAGCTGGGCGCGGATCCGATGACCTTCATGGGCCTGGCGGGCATCGGCGACCTGGTGCTGACCTGCACCGGCGACCTGTCGCGCAACCGCCGCCTGGGCCTCGCCCTGGGCGAGGGGAAGACGCCGGAGCAGGCCTTCGCAGAGCTTCACGGCATCGCGGAGGGCTATTACACGGCCCGCGCCATCCACCGCATGAGCCGAAAGCTCAAGATCAAGCTGCCGATCGCCCACCTGATCTACCGCTTTCTCTTCGAGGGTCTCGAGCTGCACCAGGCCGTGAAGATCCTCCTCTCCCTGCACACCGACCACGAGGTGAACTATGCATGA
- a CDS encoding hydrogenase maturation nickel metallochaperone HypA, giving the protein MHEAHLIQDLIHKIEKIAAENGGGRVVGVRVKLGALSHMSAAHFREHFEQASRGTLAAGAALVAEELKDIHDPRAQDILLESVELAE; this is encoded by the coding sequence ATGCATGAGGCCCATCTCATCCAAGACCTGATCCACAAGATCGAAAAGATCGCCGCGGAAAACGGCGGGGGGCGCGTGGTCGGCGTTCGCGTCAAGCTGGGGGCCTTAAGCCACATGTCCGCCGCGCACTTTCGCGAGCACTTCGAACAGGCCTCGCGGGGCACCCTCGCGGCCGGGGCGGCCCTGGTTGCTGAAGAATTGAAGGACATTCACGACCCCCGGGCCCAGGACATCCTGCTGGAGAGCGTGGAGCTCGCGGAGTGA
- the hypF gene encoding carbamoyltransferase HypF, which produces MEASRLRLEIGGVVQGVGFRPFVYRLARELGLAGWVCNSAAGASLELEGSEAALEGFLLRLPREKPPHAEIAHLEVRKIPVRGEGAFEIRPSLAGEKTAAILPDLAACQDCLAELFDPADRRYRYPFLNCTRCGPRFSILEALPYDRANTTMRGFAMCEACRAEYEDPRDRRFHAQPIACPHCGPRLEYWDAEGRALAEREEALPCAVRAVRAGKILALKGLGGFHLIADARNDEALARLRRRKAREEKPFALMFPSLAALRGATEVSELDARWLQSAEAPIVLLRRRAAAGLSTAVAPGNPYLGAMLPYTPLHHLLMAEWGFPVVATSGNRAEEPICTRESEALERLGGIADAFLVHDRPIARPVDDSILRVMAGREMLLRRSRGFAPLSVAVPISRPVLALGAHLKNTVALGVSDRVYVSQHLGDLQTPQAMAAFAEAAERLQACYETRPEAVACDLHPDYASTHFAESFGRPLRRVQHHHAHVVACMAEQGLEGRVLGVAWDGLGYGPDGTLWGGEFLLATRAAFERAGYFLPFPLPGGERALREPRRVALGLLHEALGPAGLADFQGPLRAAFSPAEWRLLREMMEKGLQCPRSSGVGRLFDAVAALIGLRRVQNFEGQAAMELEFLCEEADDIVGYSLETRPEREGFILDWRPMLRELLCDLAQGTARARIARRFHLGLVEGLLQAARLAGERRVVLTGGCFQNKFLLEAALRRLEEAGFEPYWHRSIPPNDGGISLGQAAVVAAQDRG; this is translated from the coding sequence ATGGAAGCGTCGCGGCTGCGCCTGGAGATCGGCGGGGTGGTGCAGGGGGTCGGCTTCCGGCCCTTCGTCTACCGCCTGGCCCGCGAGCTGGGGCTGGCGGGCTGGGTGTGTAATTCCGCGGCGGGGGCGAGCCTCGAGCTGGAAGGAAGCGAGGCGGCCCTGGAGGGTTTTCTGCTCCGTCTCCCGCGGGAGAAACCGCCGCACGCGGAGATCGCCCATCTCGAGGTCCGCAAGATCCCGGTCCGAGGCGAGGGCGCCTTCGAGATCCGGCCCAGCCTTGCGGGAGAAAAGACGGCCGCGATCCTCCCGGACCTCGCCGCCTGCCAGGACTGCCTCGCGGAGCTCTTCGACCCCGCCGACCGGCGCTACCGCTATCCCTTTCTCAACTGCACCCGCTGCGGGCCGCGCTTCAGCATCCTCGAGGCCTTGCCCTACGACCGGGCCAACACCACGATGAGGGGTTTTGCGATGTGCGAGGCCTGCCGGGCGGAGTACGAGGATCCCCGCGACCGCCGCTTCCACGCCCAACCAATCGCCTGCCCGCATTGCGGGCCGCGGCTGGAATATTGGGACGCGGAGGGCCGCGCGCTGGCGGAGCGGGAAGAGGCTCTGCCATGCGCCGTCCGGGCCGTGCGGGCGGGGAAGATCCTGGCCCTCAAGGGACTCGGCGGATTTCACCTGATCGCGGACGCGCGCAACGACGAGGCCTTGGCGCGCCTGCGGCGGCGGAAGGCGCGGGAGGAGAAACCCTTCGCCCTGATGTTTCCGTCGCTGGCGGCGCTGCGCGGGGCCACCGAGGTCTCGGAGCTGGACGCGAGGTGGCTTCAGTCCGCCGAGGCCCCCATCGTCCTGCTGCGCAGGCGGGCCGCGGCGGGGCTTTCCACCGCCGTCGCGCCGGGAAACCCTTACTTGGGCGCGATGCTTCCCTACACGCCCCTGCACCATCTCCTGATGGCGGAGTGGGGATTTCCCGTGGTGGCGACCAGTGGAAACCGCGCCGAGGAGCCGATCTGCACCCGCGAGTCCGAGGCCTTGGAGCGCCTGGGCGGCATCGCGGACGCTTTTTTGGTACACGATCGGCCCATCGCGCGCCCGGTGGACGATTCGATCCTCCGGGTGATGGCGGGCCGCGAGATGCTCCTGCGGCGCTCCCGCGGCTTTGCGCCCCTGTCGGTGGCGGTGCCGATTTCGAGGCCGGTCCTGGCCCTGGGCGCCCATCTCAAGAACACCGTGGCCCTCGGCGTCTCGGACCGGGTCTACGTCAGCCAACACTTGGGCGACCTGCAAACGCCGCAGGCCATGGCCGCCTTCGCCGAGGCGGCCGAGCGCTTGCAGGCCTGCTACGAGACCCGTCCGGAGGCCGTAGCCTGCGACCTGCATCCCGACTACGCCTCCACGCATTTCGCCGAAAGCTTCGGCCGGCCCTTGCGGCGCGTGCAGCACCATCATGCGCACGTCGTTGCTTGCATGGCGGAGCAGGGCTTGGAGGGAAGGGTGTTGGGCGTCGCCTGGGACGGCCTCGGCTACGGCCCCGACGGGACGCTGTGGGGAGGGGAGTTTCTGCTGGCGACGCGCGCGGCCTTCGAGCGGGCGGGGTATTTTCTGCCCTTCCCCTTGCCCGGAGGCGAGCGGGCGCTGCGCGAGCCGAGGCGCGTCGCCCTGGGACTGCTCCACGAGGCCCTGGGTCCGGCGGGCCTCGCCGATTTCCAGGGTCCGCTGCGCGCCGCATTTTCCCCGGCGGAGTGGAGGCTGTTGCGGGAGATGATGGAGAAGGGGCTGCAATGTCCGCGCAGCAGCGGCGTCGGCCGCCTCTTCGACGCCGTGGCGGCCCTGATCGGCCTGCGCCGGGTCCAAAATTTCGAAGGGCAGGCCGCGATGGAGCTGGAGTTTTTGTGCGAGGAGGCGGATGATATCGTCGGATATTCCTTGGAAACCCGTCCCGAAAGGGAGGGTTTCATCTTGGATTGGCGCCCGATGCTGCGGGAGCTCTTGTGCGATCTCGCGCAAGGCACGGCGCGGGCCCGGATCGCCCGCCGTTTCCACCTAGGCCTTGTCGAGGGTCTCTTGCAGGCGGCGCGCCTCGCAGGGGAGCGAAGGGTCGTGTTGACCGGCGGCTGTTTTCAAAATAAATTCCTCCTCGAGGCGGCCCTGCGGCGCCTGGAAGAGGCGGGCTTCGAGCCCTATTGGCACCGGAGCATCCCCCCCAACGACGGCGGGATCTCCCTGGGACAGGCGGCCGTCGTCGCCGCGCAGGATCGAGGTTGA
- a CDS encoding HypC/HybG/HupF family hydrogenase formation chaperone, protein MCLAIPGKIVRLLQEEPLRRTGKVDFGGILKEVNLSYVPEAGVGDYVIVHVGFAISRVEESEARKVFEYLAELEGLAEIEAPS, encoded by the coding sequence ATGTGTCTGGCCATTCCCGGAAAAATCGTTCGCTTGCTTCAGGAGGAGCCGCTCCGCCGCACGGGCAAGGTGGATTTCGGGGGCATCTTGAAGGAGGTCAACCTCTCCTACGTCCCTGAGGCCGGGGTGGGCGATTACGTGATCGTCCACGTGGGATTCGCGATCAGCCGGGTGGAGGAAAGCGAGGCCCGTAAGGTCTTCGAGTACCTTGCGGAACTGGAAGGTCTCGCGGAGATCGAGGCGCCTTCATGA
- the hypD gene encoding hydrogenase formation protein HypD, translating into MKYLEEYRDAAAARGFARAIARAARRPWTLMEVCGGQTHAIVKYGLDELLPPGVTLVHGPGCPVCVTPLEVLDRAIAIASRPGVVFCSFGDMLRIPGSRKDLLSVQATDGDVRIVYSPLDALRIAEENPQKEVVFFAVGFETTAPANAMAVYQARERGLKNFSLLVSQVLVPPAMEGILASPLNRVQGFLAAGHVCTIMGVEEYGPIAQKYRVPIVVTGFEPVDILQGIYLCVRQLEEGRAEVENQYARSVRREGNLHARRMIERVFRVIPRQWRGIGEIPRSGLGLSEEFSDFDAELRFGVRDLRVEENPECLSGLILQGIKKPPECPAFGTRCTPEHPLGATMVSTEGACAAYYRYRGRAACP; encoded by the coding sequence ATGAAATACCTCGAGGAATACCGAGACGCCGCGGCCGCCCGGGGCTTTGCCCGCGCCATCGCGCGCGCCGCACGGCGTCCCTGGACCCTGATGGAGGTCTGCGGAGGACAGACCCACGCCATCGTCAAGTACGGCTTGGACGAACTGCTCCCGCCCGGCGTCACCCTGGTGCACGGCCCCGGCTGTCCCGTCTGCGTCACGCCGCTCGAGGTCCTCGACCGCGCGATCGCGATCGCCTCGCGGCCCGGCGTCGTTTTCTGCTCCTTCGGCGACATGCTCCGCATCCCCGGAAGCCGCAAGGACCTGCTGAGCGTCCAGGCCACCGACGGTGACGTCCGCATCGTATACTCCCCGCTGGACGCCCTCCGGATCGCGGAGGAAAATCCCCAAAAAGAGGTGGTGTTCTTCGCGGTGGGCTTCGAGACCACCGCGCCGGCCAACGCGATGGCGGTGTATCAGGCGCGCGAGCGCGGCTTGAAGAACTTCTCCCTGCTGGTCAGCCAGGTCCTGGTGCCGCCCGCGATGGAGGGCATCCTCGCCTCCCCGCTGAACCGCGTGCAGGGCTTCCTGGCGGCCGGGCATGTCTGCACGATCATGGGCGTCGAGGAGTACGGGCCGATCGCGCAAAAATACCGTGTCCCGATCGTGGTGACGGGCTTCGAGCCGGTGGACATCCTCCAAGGGATTTATCTGTGCGTGCGACAGTTGGAAGAGGGAAGGGCCGAGGTGGAAAACCAATACGCCCGCTCGGTGCGCCGCGAGGGGAACCTCCACGCCCGGCGGATGATCGAACGGGTCTTCCGGGTGATTCCCCGGCAATGGCGCGGCATCGGCGAGATCCCGCGGAGCGGCCTGGGGCTCTCGGAGGAGTTTTCCGATTTCGACGCCGAGCTCCGCTTCGGCGTCCGGGACCTGCGCGTGGAGGAAAACCCCGAGTGCCTGAGCGGACTGATCCTGCAGGGGATCAAGAAGCCGCCCGAGTGCCCCGCCTTCGGGACCCGCTGTACTCCGGAGCATCCCCTGGGCGCGACGATGGTCTCCACCGAGGGCGCCTGCGCCGCCTATTACCGTTATCGCGGGAGGGCCGCATGTCCCTGA
- the hypE gene encoding hydrogenase expression/formation protein HypE, giving the protein MSLSCPIPLSDYPHILLGHGGGGRLTHQLIQKMFLAAFGNPTLELQHDAAQLELKGNRLAFTTDSYVVRPLFFPGGDIAAMAVHGTVNDLAMVGARPLYLSAAFILEEGFPMESLWRLVLSMRDAAREACVQIVAGDTKVVNKGKGDGVFINTSGVGVLEYPGRIAPQELKEGDVALLSGDLGRHGIAILSAREGLGFETTIESDSAPLAGLVLDLLGAGFSIRCMRDLTRGGLATALVEIAEASGLGIAIEEAAVPVCEPVRGACEILGLDPLYVANEGRFALFVPEAQAEAALERMRRHPLGRDASRIGTVGPRLGVSLKSRMGVDRVLDRISGEQLPRIC; this is encoded by the coding sequence ATGTCCCTGAGCTGTCCCATCCCGCTAAGCGACTACCCTCACATCCTGCTCGGACACGGCGGCGGCGGGCGCCTGACGCACCAGCTGATCCAAAAGATGTTCCTGGCCGCCTTCGGCAATCCGACCCTCGAGCTGCAGCACGACGCGGCCCAGCTGGAGCTCAAGGGCAATCGCCTCGCCTTCACCACCGACTCCTACGTGGTCCGGCCGCTCTTCTTCCCCGGCGGAGACATCGCCGCCATGGCCGTGCACGGGACGGTCAACGACCTGGCCATGGTCGGCGCTCGGCCGCTTTACCTGAGCGCGGCCTTCATCCTCGAGGAGGGCTTCCCAATGGAGAGCCTCTGGCGGCTGGTCCTGTCGATGCGAGACGCGGCCCGCGAGGCCTGCGTGCAGATCGTCGCCGGGGACACGAAGGTGGTGAACAAGGGCAAAGGTGACGGGGTGTTTATCAATACCTCGGGCGTGGGAGTTCTGGAATATCCGGGCCGCATCGCCCCGCAAGAGCTGAAGGAGGGCGACGTCGCCCTGCTCAGCGGCGACCTGGGGCGCCACGGGATCGCGATCCTGTCCGCGCGCGAAGGGCTCGGCTTCGAGACCACGATCGAAAGCGATTCGGCTCCGCTGGCGGGCCTGGTCCTGGACCTGCTCGGCGCGGGCTTTTCTATCCGCTGCATGCGCGACCTGACCCGCGGGGGCCTGGCCACGGCCTTGGTCGAGATCGCCGAGGCCTCGGGCCTGGGGATCGCGATCGAGGAGGCGGCGGTGCCGGTCTGTGAGCCGGTCCGCGGGGCCTGCGAGATCCTGGGGCTGGACCCCCTCTACGTGGCGAACGAGGGACGCTTTGCGCTCTTCGTTCCCGAGGCGCAGGCGGAAGCGGCCTTGGAACGGATGCGAAGGCATCCCCTGGGGCGGGACGCGTCACGGATCGGGACGGTGGGTCCCCGGTTAGGCGTGAGCCTGAAGAGCCGGATGGGCGTGGATCGCGTCCTCGACCGGATCAGCGGCGAGCAGCTGCCGCGTATCTGTTGA
- a CDS encoding PAS domain S-box protein produces MDLYEAIFHSAKLGIVISNAEGVIERVNPFANQLFGYEGEELIGKKVEVLLPETLRERHVAHRHDFNAHPKARAMGMGMDLAGRRKDGTLFPVEVSLAPYERLGKREIVSFVSDISERKRTADALKALNAELERKVGERTQELSQAFLELRQGNLNLQQEMEQRKKAERAVQEALERERELNELKSRFVATASHEFRTPLSAILSSAALLSRYRAPEDAEKRERHIQTIKTAVQNLNGILNDFLSLEKIEQGRVEYRISRFSLAALGRELAGEMQALAKPGQRIHHRHRGEDEPVLLEKTLLRGILLNLLSNAVKYSPEEKEICLCTEIGDSEIRIVVEDHGIGIPASEQKHLFETFFRAKNTGNIQGTGLGLNIVKHYLDMMGGVIQVESLENRGTTFKIFLPKSRGTPP; encoded by the coding sequence ATGGATCTCTACGAGGCCATTTTTCATTCCGCGAAGCTCGGCATCGTCATCTCGAACGCCGAGGGCGTCATCGAGCGGGTCAACCCCTTCGCGAACCAGCTCTTCGGCTACGAGGGCGAGGAGCTGATCGGAAAGAAGGTCGAAGTGCTCTTGCCCGAGACGCTGCGCGAGCGGCACGTCGCCCACCGCCACGACTTCAACGCCCATCCCAAGGCGCGGGCGATGGGCATGGGGATGGATCTCGCCGGAAGGAGGAAGGACGGGACGCTCTTCCCCGTGGAGGTGAGCCTTGCGCCTTACGAACGGCTGGGCAAGCGGGAGATCGTAAGTTTCGTCAGCGACATCTCCGAGCGCAAGCGGACCGCGGACGCATTAAAGGCCTTGAACGCCGAATTGGAAAGGAAGGTGGGCGAGCGAACGCAGGAACTCTCCCAGGCCTTTCTCGAGCTTCGGCAGGGCAACCTGAACCTCCAACAGGAGATGGAGCAGCGCAAGAAGGCCGAGCGCGCCGTGCAGGAGGCCTTGGAGAGGGAAAGGGAGCTCAACGAGCTAAAGTCGCGCTTCGTGGCGACCGCCTCCCACGAGTTTCGGACCCCGCTCAGCGCCATCCTGAGCTCCGCAGCGCTGCTTTCACGGTACCGCGCCCCGGAGGACGCCGAGAAGCGCGAACGGCATATCCAGACGATCAAGACCGCCGTGCAAAACTTGAACGGCATCCTCAATGACTTTCTATCCCTGGAAAAGATCGAGCAGGGGAGGGTCGAATACCGGATCAGCCGCTTTTCCTTGGCGGCACTGGGCCGGGAACTGGCGGGGGAAATGCAGGCCCTGGCCAAGCCGGGGCAGCGGATCCATCATCGCCACCGGGGGGAGGACGAACCCGTGCTTCTGGAAAAGACCTTGCTGCGCGGCATCCTGCTCAACCTTTTGTCCAACGCGGTCAAGTATTCGCCCGAGGAGAAGGAGATCTGCCTGTGCACGGAGATCGGCGACTCCGAGATCCGCATCGTCGTGGAGGACCACGGCATCGGCATCCCCGCCTCCGAGCAGAAGCATCTCTTCGAGACCTTCTTTCGCGCGAAGAACACCGGGAATATCCAAGGAACGGGCCTGGGCTTGAACATCGTCAAGCATTACCTCGACATGATGGGCGGGGTGATCCAGGTGGAAAGCCTGGAAAACCGAGGCACCACCTTCAAGATATTCCTGCCCAAATCGCGAGGAACACCGCCATGA
- a CDS encoding response regulator: protein MKKILLIEDDPAVRGNTAEILELASYKVVAAENGKKGLQAVKEAKPDLVICDVMMPELDGYGVLHILSKDPETAGIPFIFLSAKAEKGEIRKGMDLGADDYLTKPFEETELLNAVEARLKKSEGLRREFSRDLEGLTRFLDEARGFRELEKLSKQFPVAVYKKKETIYQEGDAPRYLFFLNRGKVKTVKLHDEGKEYVTGLYQKGDFFGYGPLLEEANYSESAAAFEECEICKIPKEDFLSLVYRNRDVAAKFIQMLSGDVAERERQLLSFAYDSVRKRVAEVLVKLSEGLFRGEGKTARLSIHREDLAAMAGTASETVIRALSEFKQDGYIKVEGRDILVVDPEGLRQVQ, encoded by the coding sequence ATGAAAAAGATCCTGCTCATCGAGGACGACCCCGCGGTCCGCGGCAACACGGCCGAGATCCTCGAACTGGCCAGCTACAAGGTCGTCGCCGCGGAAAACGGGAAAAAGGGGCTCCAGGCGGTCAAGGAGGCCAAGCCCGATCTCGTCATCTGCGACGTCATGATGCCGGAATTGGACGGCTACGGCGTTTTGCACATCCTCTCCAAGGATCCCGAGACCGCCGGCATCCCCTTCATCTTTCTCAGCGCGAAGGCCGAGAAGGGGGAGATCCGCAAGGGGATGGACCTAGGCGCCGACGACTACCTGACCAAGCCCTTCGAGGAGACGGAGCTGCTCAACGCCGTCGAGGCGCGGCTGAAGAAGAGCGAAGGACTGCGGCGGGAATTCTCCCGCGACCTCGAGGGCCTGACGCGATTCCTGGACGAGGCTCGAGGCTTTCGGGAGCTGGAAAAGCTCTCCAAGCAATTTCCGGTGGCGGTCTACAAGAAGAAGGAAACGATCTACCAGGAGGGGGACGCGCCCCGTTATCTTTTCTTCCTCAACCGCGGCAAGGTCAAGACCGTCAAACTCCACGACGAGGGCAAGGAGTACGTCACCGGACTCTACCAAAAGGGCGATTTCTTCGGCTACGGTCCCTTATTGGAGGAGGCGAATTATTCCGAGTCCGCCGCGGCCTTCGAGGAATGCGAGATCTGCAAGATCCCCAAGGAAGACTTTCTCTCCCTCGTCTATCGGAACCGCGACGTCGCCGCGAAGTTCATCCAGATGCTCTCCGGAGACGTCGCCGAGCGGGAAAGGCAGCTGTTGAGCTTCGCCTATGACTCGGTGCGTAAGCGGGTGGCGGAGGTCCTGGTGAAGCTCTCGGAAGGCCTGTTTCGCGGGGAGGGGAAGACGGCCCGCTTGAGCATCCACCGGGAGGACTTGGCGGCGATGGCGGGGACGGCTTCGGAGACCGTGATCCGGGCCTTGAGCGAATTCAAGCAGGACGGCTACATCAAGGTCGAGGGACGGGACATCCTCGTGGTCGATCCGGAGGGCCTGCGCCAGGTCCAATAA
- a CDS encoding universal stress protein — protein MKKILIPTDFTPASRRALDFGVSIFETSGVGAKLILVNTFPFPVTSSNSWVEIHDEWKKNSNRALEAELENAKRIHGPKNISFETLSFIGSLDNVLVYMVKERGIDCVIWGMQPDSAKEEEIARVLSRVSCPVLVVPS, from the coding sequence GTGAAAAAAATCTTGATCCCGACGGATTTCACCCCCGCCTCCCGGCGGGCGCTTGATTTCGGCGTCTCGATCTTCGAGACGAGCGGGGTCGGAGCCAAGCTTATCCTGGTCAACACCTTCCCGTTTCCCGTGACCTCTTCGAATTCCTGGGTGGAGATCCACGACGAGTGGAAGAAGAACTCCAACCGGGCCCTCGAGGCCGAGCTCGAAAATGCGAAGCGCATCCATGGCCCGAAAAATATCTCTTTCGAAACCCTGTCCTTCATCGGTTCCCTCGATAACGTGCTGGTATACATGGTGAAGGAGCGGGGCATCGACTGCGTCATTTGGGGGATGCAGCCGGACTCCGCGAAAGAGGAGGAGATTGCGCGGGTCCTGAGCCGGGTTTCGTGCCCCGTCCTGGTGGTGCCGTCGTAA